A genomic region of Anaerolineales bacterium contains the following coding sequences:
- a CDS encoding PstS family phosphate ABC transporter substrate-binding protein, translating into MNRKLYLGLSALVIAGVLLAACGGAAPAATGAPAVVETQAPAEATQALELDRFSPLAVSGDIITAGSSTVFPLSERMAERFSDEGFSGSITVDSIGSGAGIERFCVAGDTDVANASRGIKESEVASCQGIGREPIEFRVGTDALSIVVSQANDFITDVTTEELALIFGEATNWSDVRPEWPNEPIQRFVPGTDSGTFDYFVEHVYDSDATVTLAAGNTQRSEDDNVLVQGIQGSPYAIGYFGYAYYAENASTLRILSLDGVEANDVTVEDGSYGLARPLFLYTTADILNEKPQVAAFINFYLSFVNEEIVDVGYFPASDAALQAAWDAFNAAVGE; encoded by the coding sequence ATGAATCGCAAGCTGTACCTTGGCCTCTCCGCTCTGGTGATTGCCGGCGTGCTGCTGGCCGCCTGCGGTGGCGCTGCCCCCGCTGCCACTGGGGCCCCGGCCGTGGTCGAGACCCAAGCTCCGGCTGAGGCCACCCAGGCTCTTGAGCTGGATCGCTTCAGCCCCTTAGCTGTTTCCGGTGACATCATCACCGCCGGCAGTTCCACCGTGTTCCCGCTGTCTGAGCGCATGGCGGAGCGCTTCAGCGATGAAGGCTTCAGCGGCAGCATCACCGTGGATAGCATCGGCTCGGGCGCCGGTATCGAGCGCTTCTGCGTGGCGGGTGACACCGATGTCGCCAATGCCAGCCGCGGCATCAAGGAGAGCGAAGTTGCCTCCTGCCAGGGCATCGGCCGTGAGCCAATCGAGTTCCGCGTCGGCACCGATGCGCTCTCCATCGTGGTGAGCCAAGCCAATGACTTCATCACCGATGTCACCACGGAAGAATTGGCCCTGATTTTCGGCGAAGCCACCAACTGGTCTGACGTGCGCCCCGAGTGGCCCAACGAGCCCATCCAGCGCTTTGTGCCTGGCACCGACTCGGGCACCTTCGACTACTTCGTCGAGCACGTGTATGACAGTGACGCCACCGTCACCCTGGCTGCTGGCAACACCCAGCGCAGCGAAGATGACAACGTTCTGGTACAAGGCATCCAGGGCAGCCCCTACGCCATCGGGTACTTTGGCTACGCCTACTACGCTGAGAATGCTAGCACCCTGCGCATCCTCAGCCTGGACGGAGTGGAAGCCAATGACGTAACGGTGGAAGACGGCAGCTACGGTTTGGCTCGCCCGCTCTTCCTGTATACCACCGCTGACATCCTGAACGAAAAGCCGCAGGTGGCTGCGTTCATCAACTTCTACCTCTCTTTCGTCAATGAAGAGATCGTGGATGTGGGCTACTTCCCGGCCAGTGATGCGGCGCTGCAGGCAGCCTGGGATGCATTCAACGCAGCAGTTGGCGAGTAG
- the pstC gene encoding phosphate ABC transporter permease subunit PstC has product MHLDAVEGATYFVERGYRGSLPAAHAAGSILQRGIDPSIAEFLTGTSWAPHAGQFGVLPLLNATLMVSGIAILVALPLGLASAIYLSEYASQKARNALKPILEVLAGVPTVVYGYFALTFMTPFLRSIFGQDTVQIYNTASAGIVIGILILPLVSTISEDALNAVPRSLREAAYGLGATKLETAVRVVLPAAFSGIAAAVIIAISRAIGETMVVALAAGAGPAFTFNPFQAAETMTGHIVRISGGDLSYDSLDYNSIFAIGLMLFVMTLALNIFSQYIVRRFREVYE; this is encoded by the coding sequence ATGCACCTCGATGCGGTTGAAGGCGCCACGTACTTTGTTGAGCGCGGCTACCGCGGCAGCCTGCCCGCCGCTCATGCGGCCGGCAGCATCTTGCAGCGTGGTATTGACCCCAGCATCGCTGAATTCCTCACCGGCACCTCATGGGCGCCGCACGCCGGGCAGTTTGGCGTACTGCCGCTGCTCAACGCCACGCTAATGGTCTCCGGCATCGCCATCCTGGTGGCGCTGCCGCTGGGCTTGGCCTCGGCGATCTATCTGAGTGAATACGCCTCGCAGAAGGCGCGCAATGCACTCAAGCCAATTCTTGAAGTGCTGGCAGGGGTGCCCACGGTGGTGTATGGCTACTTTGCGCTCACGTTTATGACGCCGTTCCTGCGTTCCATCTTTGGGCAAGATACAGTGCAGATCTACAACACGGCCTCTGCGGGCATTGTGATTGGCATTCTGATCCTGCCACTGGTGAGCACGATCAGTGAAGATGCGCTCAACGCCGTGCCGCGCTCGCTGCGCGAGGCGGCCTACGGCCTGGGCGCCACCAAGCTGGAGACGGCGGTACGCGTGGTGCTGCCGGCCGCCTTTTCGGGCATTGCTGCGGCGGTGATCATCGCCATCTCGCGTGCCATCGGTGAGACGATGGTGGTGGCGCTGGCTGCTGGCGCCGGGCCAGCCTTCACCTTCAACCCCTTCCAGGCCGCCGAAACCATGACCGGGCACATTGTACGCATCAGCGGCGGTGACCTGAGCTATGACTCGTTGGACTACAACAGCATCTTTGCCATCGGCCTGATGCTATTTGTGATGACGCTGGCGCTCAACATCTTCAGCCAGTACATCGTGCGCCGCTTCCGTGAGGTATACGAATGA
- the pstA gene encoding phosphate ABC transporter permease PstA: MSAETLQSSNLPRRHRLGRTWLVVFQVALVVGIIALCALLFNIFDGSFGYVAVQDKVNPASLAVNGVALEELDKDTLVEILRAHVSAGLMARYEFERPFAERDAGEVYDLILERVVAPEFVAQWSLYQSLTNAAQIRQTVAEQYPEARLEFRSWLNWHFLRAPQSSYPEIAGVRTAVLGSLWTISIAVLFAFPVGVAAAVYLQEYAPDNLINRIIQTNITNLAGVPSIIYGILGLAIFVRALGQITSGIAFGLSDPATANGRTILSAGLTLGMLVLPLIIINAQEAIKAVPTSLRQASYGLGATRWETVWHHVLPNALPGIMTGTILAISRAIGETAPLIVIGASTFIQVDPEGPFSKFTTLPIQIYQWTARPQSVFRNLAGGASLVLLGLLLSMNATAIILRNRFRRSQ, translated from the coding sequence ATGAGCGCTGAGACGCTGCAGTCCAGCAACCTGCCGCGGCGCCACCGCCTAGGGCGCACCTGGTTGGTGGTCTTTCAGGTGGCGCTGGTGGTGGGCATCATTGCTCTGTGTGCGCTGCTGTTCAACATCTTTGATGGTTCCTTCGGCTATGTAGCTGTGCAAGACAAAGTGAACCCTGCCAGCCTAGCCGTGAACGGCGTCGCACTGGAAGAGTTAGACAAGGACACCCTGGTCGAGATCTTGCGTGCGCATGTCTCTGCCGGGCTGATGGCGCGCTATGAGTTTGAGCGGCCCTTTGCCGAACGCGATGCTGGCGAAGTCTACGATCTCATCCTTGAACGTGTAGTTGCGCCCGAATTTGTTGCGCAATGGTCGCTGTATCAAAGCCTTACCAACGCGGCGCAGATTCGCCAGACGGTAGCCGAGCAGTACCCGGAAGCACGCCTCGAGTTCCGTAGCTGGCTTAACTGGCACTTTTTGCGTGCGCCGCAATCCAGCTATCCCGAGATCGCGGGCGTGCGTACCGCCGTGCTTGGCTCGCTGTGGACGATCTCGATTGCGGTGCTGTTTGCCTTTCCGGTGGGGGTGGCGGCGGCAGTCTATCTGCAGGAGTACGCGCCGGATAACCTCATCAACCGCATCATCCAAACCAATATCACCAACCTGGCTGGCGTGCCCTCGATCATTTATGGCATCCTCGGTCTGGCGATCTTTGTGCGTGCCCTGGGGCAGATCACCAGCGGGATTGCCTTTGGCCTGAGTGACCCGGCCACCGCCAACGGGCGCACGATCCTCTCGGCCGGCCTGACCCTGGGCATGCTGGTACTGCCGCTGATCATCATCAACGCCCAGGAGGCGATCAAGGCGGTGCCCACCTCACTGCGCCAAGCCAGCTACGGCCTGGGCGCGACGCGCTGGGAGACGGTGTGGCACCATGTGCTGCCCAATGCCTTGCCCGGCATTATGACTGGCACGATCCTGGCCATCTCGCGCGCCATCGGCGAAACCGCACCGCTGATCGTCATCGGGGCCTCAACCTTTATCCAGGTGGATCCTGAAGGCCCGTTCTCTAAGTTCACTACGCTGCCGATCCAGATCTATCAGTGGACGGCGCGCCCGCAATCGGTGTTTCGCAACCTGGCCGGTGGCGCCAGCCTGGTGCTGCTGGGCTTGCTGCTCAGCATGAACGCCACGGCCATCATTTTGCGCAATCGTTTCCGCAGGAGCCAATAA
- the pstB gene encoding phosphate ABC transporter ATP-binding protein, producing the protein MPETAHNSALNGAAIESKDLSIYYGDFQAVRDVNLDIQTNRITAIIGPSGCGKSTVLRAFNRMNELIPNVGTKGEVLFRGQNIYANDVDPVEVRRRIGMVFQKPNPFPKSVYENVAWGARINGFKGNMDELVHNSLKAAALWDEVKDKLDQSGLSLSGGQQQRLCIARTIAVRPDIILMDEPCSALDPIATLRIEELMRDLATEYTIIIVTHNMQQAARVSDRTAFFSLSEDGKRAGMLMEYGDTKTMFTRPEKKITEDYITGRFG; encoded by the coding sequence ATGCCCGAAACTGCTCACAACTCCGCCTTGAATGGGGCGGCAATCGAATCCAAAGACCTCAGCATCTACTACGGCGATTTTCAAGCCGTGCGGGATGTCAATCTGGATATCCAGACCAATCGCATCACCGCCATCATCGGGCCTTCGGGTTGCGGCAAGAGCACGGTGTTGCGGGCCTTCAACCGCATGAACGAGCTCATCCCCAACGTAGGCACCAAGGGCGAGGTGCTGTTCCGCGGCCAGAACATCTATGCCAACGATGTGGACCCGGTAGAAGTGCGCCGCCGCATCGGCATGGTGTTCCAAAAGCCCAACCCGTTCCCCAAGTCTGTGTACGAGAATGTGGCCTGGGGGGCTCGCATCAATGGCTTCAAAGGCAATATGGATGAGCTGGTGCACAACAGCCTCAAGGCGGCCGCGCTGTGGGATGAAGTCAAAGATAAGCTTGATCAGAGCGGCCTGTCACTCTCCGGCGGCCAGCAACAGCGCCTGTGCATTGCGCGCACCATTGCCGTGCGCCCCGACATCATCCTGATGGATGAGCCGTGCTCGGCGCTGGACCCTATCGCCACCTTGCGCATCGAGGAGCTGATGCGCGACCTGGCCACCGAGTACACCATCATCATCGTGACCCACAACATGCAGCAGGCCGCCCGCGTATCCGACCGCACGGCGTTCTTCTCGCTGTCTGAGGATGGCAAGCGTGCCGGCATGCTGATGGAGTACGGTGACACCAAGACCATGTTTACGCGGCCAGAGAAGAAGATCACGGAAGATTACATCACTGGCCGTTTCGGATAA
- a CDS encoding arsenate reductase ArsC: MQRKRVLFLCTGNTCRSQMAEAIVNARLGDRWQAFSAGVSPAAAINPYTTKALAELGIVHLGEPKAPDVFQGQHFDLVVTLCADADENCPTWLGSAGERQHLGFPDPATARGSEEQIMPIYRQVLKDIAAKVPALLESR; this comes from the coding sequence ATGCAACGCAAACGAGTTCTGTTTCTGTGCACTGGAAATACCTGCCGCTCACAGATGGCAGAAGCGATTGTGAATGCCCGGCTGGGTGACCGCTGGCAGGCGTTTAGTGCCGGCGTGAGCCCGGCCGCTGCGATTAACCCCTATACCACCAAAGCCTTAGCTGAGCTCGGCATTGTGCATCTGGGCGAGCCCAAAGCCCCGGATGTCTTTCAAGGCCAACACTTTGACCTGGTGGTGACGCTGTGCGCCGATGCTGACGAGAATTGCCCAACCTGGCTGGGCTCGGCAGGGGAGCGCCAGCATCTCGGCTTCCCGGATCCTGCTACGGCACGCGGCAGCGAGGAGCAGATCATGCCGATCTACCGCCAGGTGCTTAAGGACATTGCGGCTAAAGTGCCGGCGCTGTTGGAGAGTAGATAG
- the treS gene encoding maltose alpha-D-glucosyltransferase: MQTPLWYKDAIFYELYIRAFKDSNGDGHGDLRGVIEKLDYLQDLGINCIWLLPMFPSPLKDDGYDVADFYNIHTDYGTLQDFKELVDQAHARGIRVIADLVLNHTSDQHPWFQEARQGKDHPKHDYYVWSDAQDKYRDTRIIFLDTEKSNWSWDEQAKRFFWHRFYSSQPDLNYDNPEVQQAMLAVAKFWLDMGIDGFRCDAIPYLFEREGTNCENLPETHAYLKQLRRGVEQHSPEAILLSEANQWPEDVREYFGEDGDEMHMAFHFPVMPRLFMALRKQDTTPIREILARTPQIPEKAQWCIFLRNHDELTLEMVTEEERQWMWQQYAPEPRMRLNLGIRRRLAPLLDNDFHKIVLANSLLFTLPGSPIVYYGDEIGMGDDIWLKDRDGVRTPMQWDASPQAGFSSAASTYSPVISTAPYDPAHVNVADQMKDLASLYYMTKNMIAVRKTHRAFGWGDFEWATSSHPTQVAAYFRRFEGEELLILNNLSAEPIDLWVELPPRDIFFPPPNLFTGRATGDLVDGRLHLHLPAHGYEWLRLA; this comes from the coding sequence ATGCAAACTCCTCTGTGGTACAAAGACGCCATTTTCTACGAACTCTATATCCGCGCCTTCAAGGATAGCAACGGCGATGGCCACGGTGATCTGCGCGGCGTCATCGAGAAGCTCGATTATTTGCAAGACCTGGGTATCAACTGCATCTGGCTGCTGCCCATGTTCCCCTCCCCACTCAAAGACGATGGCTACGATGTCGCCGATTTTTATAACATCCATACGGATTATGGCACTCTGCAGGACTTCAAAGAGCTGGTAGACCAGGCGCACGCCCGCGGCATCCGCGTGATTGCCGATCTGGTGCTGAACCACACCTCCGATCAGCATCCCTGGTTTCAGGAAGCCCGCCAGGGCAAAGACCACCCGAAACACGACTATTATGTGTGGAGCGATGCACAGGATAAGTACCGCGATACGCGCATCATCTTCCTGGATACCGAAAAATCCAATTGGAGTTGGGACGAGCAAGCCAAGCGCTTCTTCTGGCACCGCTTTTACAGTTCGCAGCCGGATCTAAACTACGACAATCCCGAAGTGCAGCAGGCGATGCTGGCAGTGGCCAAATTCTGGCTGGATATGGGCATTGACGGCTTCCGCTGCGATGCGATCCCCTACCTATTTGAGCGCGAGGGCACCAACTGCGAAAACCTGCCTGAGACGCACGCCTACCTCAAGCAATTACGCCGTGGCGTAGAGCAGCACTCGCCCGAAGCTATTTTGCTCTCTGAGGCCAACCAGTGGCCCGAGGACGTGCGCGAATACTTCGGTGAAGATGGCGATGAAATGCACATGGCCTTTCATTTTCCGGTGATGCCGCGCTTGTTTATGGCGCTGCGCAAGCAAGACACCACGCCGATACGCGAGATTCTGGCGCGCACACCACAGATCCCGGAGAAAGCGCAATGGTGTATCTTCCTACGAAATCACGATGAGCTCACCTTGGAAATGGTGACCGAGGAGGAGCGCCAGTGGATGTGGCAGCAGTACGCCCCTGAGCCACGCATGCGCCTCAACCTAGGCATCCGTCGCCGCCTGGCGCCGCTGCTGGATAACGACTTCCACAAGATTGTGCTGGCCAATTCGCTGCTGTTCACCCTGCCCGGCTCACCGATCGTGTATTACGGCGACGAGATCGGCATGGGCGATGACATCTGGCTCAAGGATCGCGACGGTGTGCGCACTCCGATGCAGTGGGACGCCAGCCCGCAGGCCGGCTTCAGCTCCGCCGCCAGCACCTATTCGCCCGTCATCAGCACCGCGCCCTACGACCCTGCCCATGTGAACGTAGCAGACCAGATGAAAGACCTGGCCTCGCTGTATTACATGACGAAGAACATGATCGCGGTGCGCAAGACGCACCGTGCCTTTGGTTGGGGTGACTTTGAATGGGCCACTAGCTCGCACCCCACCCAGGTGGCCGCGTACTTCCGGCGCTTTGAGGGCGAGGAGCTACTTATCCTGAATAACCTCAGTGCTGAGCCGATTGACCTGTGGGTGGAGTTGCCACCGCGTGATATTTTCTTCCCCCCGCCCAATTTGTTCACTGGCCGCGCCACCGGCGACCTGGTAGACGGCCGCCTGCATTTGCATTTGCCGGCACATGGCTACGAGTGGCTGAGGTTGGCTTAA
- a CDS encoding carbohydrate ABC transporter permease encodes MSERMKRFLSSLPLHVLVIAMAVAWLLPTLGLLVTSFRPVQDANTSGWWTAFSTPKAGAEYTQFCAGCHGPAGDAIAAADFSNPEYVALFRRSVQLAATFDNTLPDGSIHVPEDQRPDAQQLADILTQLRGFAGVEARPRFTLSNYVDALVGYRGRTSYEQDCAAGTQSADLTCDFASDLGNSRGMARAFVNTLIVTIPATILPLIFAALAAYAFSWLHFPGRMWLFALLVGLQIVPLQMTLVPISKLYQQLGLSSSFLGVWLFHTGFGLPYAIFLMRNFIGSLPRDLFESAYLDGASHWTAFTRLALPLSMPALASLAIFQFLWVWNDLLVALVFLSGRQPVLTYQINGLVQSLGGGWHLLTASAFLSMLLPMLVFFGFQRFFVRGLLSGAVKG; translated from the coding sequence ATGAGCGAACGCATGAAACGTTTCCTCTCCAGCCTGCCATTGCACGTCCTGGTGATTGCCATGGCCGTCGCCTGGCTGCTGCCTACCCTCGGCCTGCTGGTCACCTCCTTCCGCCCCGTGCAAGATGCCAATACCAGCGGATGGTGGACGGCCTTCTCGACCCCCAAGGCGGGCGCAGAGTACACCCAATTTTGTGCCGGCTGCCACGGCCCGGCTGGCGATGCAATTGCCGCGGCGGATTTCAGCAATCCCGAATATGTGGCCCTGTTTCGCCGCTCGGTGCAGCTCGCTGCGACCTTTGATAACACCCTGCCGGATGGCAGCATCCATGTGCCCGAAGACCAGCGCCCGGATGCCCAGCAACTGGCTGACATCCTGACGCAGCTGCGCGGCTTTGCGGGTGTGGAAGCGCGCCCGCGCTTCACTTTGAGCAACTATGTGGATGCGCTGGTGGGCTACCGCGGCCGCACCAGCTACGAGCAAGACTGCGCCGCCGGCACCCAATCGGCCGATTTGACCTGTGACTTTGCCAGCGATCTTGGCAACAGCCGCGGCATGGCGCGCGCGTTTGTGAACACGCTGATCGTCACCATTCCGGCTACGATCCTGCCGCTGATCTTCGCTGCGCTGGCCGCCTATGCCTTCTCGTGGCTGCACTTCCCCGGGCGCATGTGGCTGTTTGCGCTGCTGGTGGGTTTGCAGATCGTGCCGTTGCAAATGACCCTGGTGCCGATATCCAAGCTGTACCAGCAGTTGGGGCTCAGCAGCAGTTTCCTGGGCGTTTGGCTGTTCCACACTGGCTTCGGCCTGCCCTACGCCATCTTCCTGATGCGCAACTTCATCGGCTCGCTGCCGCGCGATCTGTTCGAGTCCGCCTATCTGGACGGCGCCAGCCATTGGACCGCCTTCACGCGCTTGGCGCTACCACTCTCTATGCCGGCGCTGGCGTCGCTGGCCATCTTCCAGTTCCTGTGGGTGTGGAATGATCTGCTCGTAGCGCTGGTGTTCCTCTCCGGCCGCCAGCCGGTGCTGACCTATCAGATCAACGGCCTGGTGCAATCGCTGGGCGGCGGCTGGCATCTGCTCACGGCGTCCGCGTTCCTTTCGATGCTGCTGCCGATGCTGGTTTTCTTTGGCTTCCAACGCTTCTTCGTCCGCGGCCTGCTCTCCGGTGCGGTGAAGGGTTAA
- a CDS encoding sugar ABC transporter permease, which translates to MSERIPNIMRQGRVAPWLYLAPALIIILIYIVYPAFNTFYLSLLDKDSLRWASSLCVEGRPCWGIFENYRYALTSELDTSSLTTIWRTFWISSFGNNLKWILGLVTGAVSLGLLMAVLADKVKYESLAKSIIFLPMAISFVGAGVIWKFVYHFGTDATQIGLLNAIVRGLGGEPISFMTRIPLNTFMLIVVGIWMWAGFCMVILSAGIKSVPSELLEAARMDGATEWTAFWKITVPVILPTLVVVITTMVINTLKIFDIVFVMTGGNYSTDVIANRMYAEMYVNQQTGRGTAVAMVLVLAIIPFMILNIKRFREQEAMR; encoded by the coding sequence GTGAGCGAGCGCATCCCTAACATCATGCGGCAAGGCCGCGTGGCGCCCTGGCTTTACCTGGCGCCAGCCCTCATCATTATCCTGATCTATATTGTCTATCCTGCCTTTAACACCTTCTACCTCAGCCTGCTGGACAAAGATTCGCTGCGTTGGGCCTCAAGCCTGTGCGTAGAGGGCCGCCCCTGCTGGGGCATTTTCGAGAATTACCGCTATGCCCTCACCAGTGAGTTGGATACCAGCAGCCTCACCACTATCTGGCGCACGTTCTGGATCTCTTCCTTTGGCAATAATCTCAAGTGGATCCTGGGCCTGGTGACCGGCGCGGTGAGCCTGGGCTTGCTAATGGCTGTGCTGGCTGATAAGGTCAAGTATGAGTCACTCGCTAAATCCATCATCTTTCTGCCCATGGCGATTTCGTTCGTGGGCGCTGGCGTGATCTGGAAATTTGTTTATCACTTCGGCACAGATGCAACGCAGATCGGCCTACTCAACGCCATCGTGCGCGGGCTGGGCGGTGAGCCGATTTCGTTCATGACGCGCATCCCCCTCAATACCTTTATGCTCATCGTCGTGGGCATCTGGATGTGGGCCGGCTTCTGCATGGTGATCCTCTCAGCGGGGATCAAAAGTGTGCCCTCGGAGCTGCTAGAGGCTGCGCGGATGGATGGCGCCACGGAATGGACCGCCTTTTGGAAGATCACCGTGCCGGTGATCTTGCCAACGCTCGTCGTCGTGATCACCACCATGGTGATCAATACGCTCAAGATCTTCGACATTGTGTTTGTGATGACGGGCGGCAACTACAGCACCGATGTGATCGCCAACCGCATGTATGCGGAGATGTACGTCAACCAGCAAACTGGCCGCGGCACCGCCGTGGCGATGGTGCTGGTGCTGGCAATCATTCCCTTCATGATCCTCAACATCAAGCGCTTCCGTGAACAGGAGGCGATGCGCTAG
- a CDS encoding carbohydrate ABC transporter substrate-binding protein yields MKRSQSLMQLFGLLTALALVLAACGSPNPVVTEAPSEPSSATEAPTTDEGTEMDMCYGAQPGDEVTLLYQWSGAEEESFNAAIAPIVEACGLTIVPESSRDQALLETRIESGDAWDLVFWPTVGPIGSYGDKLIALDTLGADAANYAPAWMASGNGNWLGVAVKADPKSIVWYSPVNFDANGYSVPTTWADFVALADQMVADGNVPFAMGFESGDATGWTASDFIQDILLSTQGSAYVNGILDGSVAYNDAGVADAYGVYAGWATDPAYAVGGAEGSLSTSFSDAILQPFSDPPQAMMVKQSGFAGGAIAAQYPELEFGTDFSFFHFPGADGVQGGADWMMAFADTPAVRAIVAYLTSAEGGAHWAATGFGLSPNSGSAGNYADPINAALAEVLAGASAATPDIGDSIQPSFGSAEWRAIVDVVSGASSIDAALAGAADAQAADQGN; encoded by the coding sequence ATGAAACGTTCCCAATCTTTGATGCAGCTCTTTGGCCTGCTTACCGCGCTCGCCCTGGTTTTGGCGGCCTGCGGCAGCCCCAACCCGGTGGTCACTGAGGCTCCTAGCGAGCCCAGCAGCGCCACGGAAGCTCCCACAACCGATGAAGGCACGGAGATGGACATGTGCTACGGCGCCCAACCCGGCGACGAAGTCACTTTGCTCTATCAATGGTCTGGTGCTGAGGAAGAAAGCTTCAACGCCGCCATCGCCCCGATCGTGGAAGCCTGCGGTCTGACGATCGTGCCCGAATCCTCACGTGATCAGGCGCTGCTGGAAACCCGCATCGAATCGGGTGACGCCTGGGACCTGGTGTTCTGGCCCACGGTCGGCCCGATCGGTTCGTATGGCGACAAGCTGATCGCGCTGGACACTCTGGGCGCGGATGCCGCTAACTATGCCCCGGCCTGGATGGCCAGTGGCAATGGCAATTGGCTGGGCGTGGCCGTCAAGGCCGACCCCAAGTCGATCGTTTGGTACAGCCCGGTGAACTTTGACGCCAATGGCTACAGCGTGCCCACCACCTGGGCCGACTTTGTTGCCCTGGCCGATCAAATGGTGGCCGATGGCAACGTACCGTTTGCCATGGGCTTCGAAAGCGGTGACGCCACTGGCTGGACGGCTTCCGACTTCATTCAGGACATCTTGCTCTCCACGCAAGGCAGCGCTTACGTCAATGGCATCCTGGATGGCAGCGTAGCCTACAACGATGCGGGCGTGGCCGATGCGTATGGTGTGTACGCCGGCTGGGCAACTGACCCGGCCTATGCCGTGGGTGGCGCGGAAGGCTCGTTGAGCACCAGCTTCAGCGATGCGATCCTGCAACCGTTCAGCGACCCGCCGCAGGCGATGATGGTCAAGCAGTCTGGCTTTGCGGGCGGCGCCATTGCGGCGCAGTACCCCGAGCTTGAGTTCGGCACTGACTTCAGCTTCTTCCACTTCCCCGGCGCCGATGGCGTTCAGGGTGGTGCGGACTGGATGATGGCCTTTGCCGACACGCCGGCGGTACGCGCCATCGTGGCCTACCTGACCAGCGCCGAGGGTGGCGCCCACTGGGCTGCTACCGGCTTCGGCCTCTCCCCCAACAGCGGTTCGGCCGGCAACTATGCTGACCCGATCAACGCGGCGTTGGCGGAAGTGCTGGCCGGCGCCAGCGCAGCCACGCCGGACATTGGCGACAGCATTCAGCCCAGCTTTGGCTCCGCTGAATGGCGCGCCATCGTGGACGTGGTGAGCGGTGCCTCCAGCATCGATGCCGCCCTGGCAGGCGCTGCGGATGCGCAGGCAGCTGACCAAGGCAACTAG